A window of the Amblyraja radiata isolate CabotCenter1 chromosome 5, sAmbRad1.1.pri, whole genome shotgun sequence genome harbors these coding sequences:
- the LOC116973755 gene encoding uncharacterized protein LOC116973755 codes for MLPFCKTSRGVSESPVNLQLMSTFVFVSALSRSHFIFRLLGSAGEVYLLTPSFATKCGYTVSQDPFGNVLVRASVMACMVVNEGDDLFSLNLQIQFGPMERASTYLHTMSCSYFPWQAREILCEQNYMEVSVQRVIPGIENDHNEDWMAAVPSAHEAENAIWQVVFHLPEGMKIMTVNETLSNHYRIDTTVSRLLLRAPYNATEVELLLVENVPVSSIRSTTFYKQEWMILLIDTTVACPTGGTTYTEDEIIWRIPRVIPTLSSPEEQFYDDSIVLGVNGVTLTPDKMAELNYPLAYNDTNIVVTIPIGAKGGNYKSHVVQGQYGIVYSIELLAEHQWELTKYTIVHPVASPFMPRPPIVTNNTIPEKRTFNVSVGNFLPDVELVALTVGTQIIPVDEANKTGFTIYEMPLPNNTKVYVVEVPFENENIEQEHLHTNIRLYIFDVIYIFKIIPENEPFHQHVKIVHEIPDIVLPKATGYCDDKNLYLLVTQGNLVNYWLPFIDELLITQQSSQNYGYLLVDNATHILIGVPLSGRSVIYEELSLQRIAARLNLTLKDKNTMKIQIHFSVACNFLPGDLVCVFQILQVSNYLISLLVCFPNGTMVITAVVDTLPDLDPGKMVLNDGKCQPKEFNDHKALFKFNINSCGTTRTIRGNYLIYKNEVSYPREVIPVNFPVITRDPDYRLTVSCRFEVNNTLSVGVVKRYQKDARHPANLQVVRRVKRPRHTSELYSKIYKTADYFDFYKDEEYPVALNWTQTLYFEVELLNNNNRQTDLVLDHCWMTTTPDRNSLPQWHVIRAGCASNEEIFVTAFHPASNTTQNFHQLKRFEVKIQKLSLPQETVLPEKIYGHCSVVICINNPDTNFSCDGQCTVEKGQSTYLNMHKEYVSLGEVWLFAGRLEHAKTEDYRIGVDLSRLQANNP; via the exons ATGCTTCCTTTCTGCAAGACAAGCCGTGGAGTCTCGGAGTCACCGGTAAACCTACAACTAATGTCCacatttgtttttgtttctgcTCTGTCCCGTTCTCATTTTATTTTCCGATTACTAGGTTCAGCAGGCGAAGTCTACTTGCTCACCCCGTCGTTTGCAACTAAATGCGGCTACACTGTATCGCAGGATCCGTTTGGTAACGTGCTAGTTCGTGCATCGGTTATGGCTTGTATGGTAGTTAACGAG GGTGATGATTTATTTAGCCTGAATCTACAAATTCAGTTTGGTCCCATGGAGCGAGCATCAACTTACTTGCATACAATGAGCTGTTCCTATTTTCCATGGCAAGCACGAGAAATCTTGTGTGAGCAAAACTACATGGAG GTTTCAGTACAAAGAGTAATACCAGGAATTGAGAATGACCACAATGAAGATTGGATGGCAGCAGTTCCATCT GCTCACGAAGCTGAAAATGCCATTTGGCAAGTTGTATTTCATCTTCCTGAAGGAATGAAGATCATGACTGTCAATGAAACATTGAGTAATCATTACAGAATTGACACTACAGTTTCACGTCTATTGTTAAGAGCTCCCTACAATGCAACTGAAGTTGAACTGTTACTG GTAGAAAATGTGCCCGTTTCAAGCATTCGATCAACTACTTTCTACAAACAAGAATGGATGATCCTCTTGATTGACACAACAGTGGCCTGTCCTACAG GTGGCACTACTTACACTGAAGATGAGATCATCTGGAGAATACCAAGAGTCATCCCAACACTTTCCTCTCCTGAAGAACAGTTCTATGATGACTCGATTGTTTTGGGAGTTAATGGTGTTACTCTAACCCCAGATAAAATGGCAGAGCTGAATTATCCACTGGCATACAATGACACAAACATTGTTGTCACTATTCCTATTGGAGCAAAAGGTGGAAATTATAAG AGCCATGTAGTTCAAGGACAGTACGGCATTGTGTACTCGATAGAACTGCTTGCAGAACATCAATGGGAGCTGACCAAATACACAATCGTCCATCCAGTTGCCTCTCCCTTCATGCCTCGGCCACCAATTGTGACCAATA ATACCATTCCAGAAAAGCGCACATTCAATGTTTCTGTAGGAAACTTCCTTCCTGATGTAGAGCTTGTAGCTTTAACTGTAGGTACACAGATAATCCCAGTGGATGAGGCAAACAAGACAGGGTTCACAATCTATGAAATGCCACTGCCTAACAACACCAAAGTCTACGTAGTGGAAGTTCCATTTGAGAATGAAAATATAGAGCAAGAG CACCTACATACTAACATCCGCCTCTACATATTTGATGTCATCTATATATTCAAAATAATTCCAGAAAATGAACCTTTTCATCAGCATGTAAAAATAGTACATGAAATACCAGATATTG TATTGCCCAAGGCTACTGGGTACTGTGATGATAAGAACTTGTATCTACTAGTAACTCAAGGAAATTTAGTCAACTATTGGCTTCCATTCATTGATGAACTTCTGATAACACaacaatcttcacaaaattatggaTACTTGCTTGTGGATAATGCAACCCATATTTTAATTGGTGTTCCACTTTCTGGACGGAGTGTGATTTATGAG GAACTGAGTCTTCAAAGAATTGCAGCAAGACTCAACCTGACATTGAAGGACAAAAATACAATGAAGATTCAGATTCACTTTTCTGTAGCCTGCAATTTTCTTCCTGGAGATCTT gtGTGTGTTTTTCAAATCTTGCAAGTATCTAACTATTTAATTTCCTTGTTAGTGTGCTTTCCAAACGGAACAATGGTGATCACGGCAGTTGTGGATACACTACCTGACCTGGATCCTGGTAAAATGGTTCTGAATGATGGAAAATGCCAACCAAAAGAATTTAACGATCATAAAGCACTCTTTAAGTTCAACATTAATAGTTGTGGCACCACCAGAACA ATTCGTGGGAATTACTTGATCTATAAGAATGAAGTTTCGTACCCAAGAGAAGTTATTCCTGTCAACTTCCCAGTGATAACTAGAGACCCTGATTATCG TTTAACAGTTTCCTGTCGATTTGAAGTGAACAATACTCTGTCTGTTGGGGTTGTGAAGAGATATCAGAAAGATGCCCGGCATCCTGCCAATTTGCAAGTAGTGAGGA GAGTCAAGAGACCAAGGCATACTTCAGAACTGTACTCTAAGATTTACAAAA CTGCTGATTACTTTGATTTTTACAAGGATGAAGAATACCCAGTGGCTTTGAATTGGACACAAACCCTTTATTTTGAAGTTGAGCTTCTGAACAATAACAATCGTCAAACTGACCTGGTGTTGGATCATTGCTGGATGACTACAACACCTGATCGCAACAGCCTACCGCAATGGCATGTTATCAGGGCTGG TTGTGCAAGCAATGAAGAAATATTTGTCACTGCATTCCATCCTGCATCCAACACCACCCAGAACTTTCACCAGCTGAAAAGATTTGAAGTAAAAATACAGAAACTATCTCTCCCACAAGAAACGGTGTTGCCTGAAAAA ATATATGGCCACTGCAGTGTTGTGATCTGCATTAATAATCCAGATACAAATTTTTCTTGCGATGGACAATGCACAGTAGAAAAAG GCCAGAGTACCTACCTGAACATGCACAAAGAATATGTGTCACTTGGAGAAGTTTGGCTTTTTGCTGGAAGGTTGGAACATGCAAAAACTGAAG ATTATAGGATTGGTGTTGATCTTTCAAGATTACAGGCAAATAACCCTTAa
- the ttc32 gene encoding tetratricopeptide repeat protein 32 isoform X2, translating to MECRAVLAEANMQFQRQDLMRAEESYSRFIHMCRERQQRVLMSNMEEWCRQHYLNDNTINQLKHQVLFTREGINSLTRNDIENMNISLGQKTALRHLLCSENAQARMKQSKIPQTDYIDYGWIHNITELFILVTINLCWKIRQQNTSTERFFTVLKDITKSRFDVLN from the exons ATGGAGTGTCGGGCCGTCCTGGCAGAAGCGAACATGCAGTTCCAGAGGCAGGACTTGATGCGGGCAGAGGAAAGCTACTCCAGGTTCATTCACATGTGCAGAGAGCGGCAgcagagagt GCTGATGAGCAACATGGAGGAATGGTGTCGACAGCATTACCTGAACGATAACACAATTAATCAGCTAAAACACCAGGTGCTTTTCACACGTGAAGGCATAAATAGCCTGACCAGGAATGACATTGAAAACATGAACATCAGCTTGGGCCAGAAAACAGCATTAAGACATCTATTATGCTCAGAAAATGCCCAAGCTAGGATGAAGCAAAGCAA GATTCCACAAACAGATTATATTGATTATGGATGGATACACAACATTACTGAACTCTTCATTTT GGTCACAATTAATTTATGTTGGAAGATCAGGCAACAAAATACCTCAACAGAAAGATTTTTTACCGTATTGAAAGATATAACCAAGTCAAGATTTGATGTATTGAATTAA
- the ttc32 gene encoding tetratricopeptide repeat protein 32 isoform X3 → MSNMEEWCRQHYLNDNTINQLKHQVLFTREGINSLTRNDIENMNISLGQKTALRHLLCSENAQARMKQSKIPQTDYIDYGWIHNITELFILCDGCGIDPIIGTRFVCNQCDNFDYCSTCFHTRNHKDHSFARIDYPGSQLIYVGRSGNKIPQQKDFLPY, encoded by the exons ATGAGCAACATGGAGGAATGGTGTCGACAGCATTACCTGAACGATAACACAATTAATCAGCTAAAACACCAGGTGCTTTTCACACGTGAAGGCATAAATAGCCTGACCAGGAATGACATTGAAAACATGAACATCAGCTTGGGCCAGAAAACAGCATTAAGACATCTATTATGCTCAGAAAATGCCCAAGCTAGGATGAAGCAAAGCAA GATTCCACAAACAGATTATATTGATTATGGATGGATACACAACATTACTGAACTCTTCATTTT GTGTGACGGTTGTGGAATAGACCCAATTATAGGCACCAGATTTGTGTGCAACCAATGTGACAATTTTGACTACTGCTCTACCTGCTTTCACACAAGAAATCATAAAGACCATTCATTTGCCAGAATTGATTATCCAG GGTCACAATTAATTTATGTTGGAAGATCAGGCAACAAAATACCTCAACAGAAAGATTTTTTACCGTATTGA
- the ttc32 gene encoding tetratricopeptide repeat protein 32 isoform X1 encodes MECRAVLAEANMQFQRQDLMRAEESYSRFIHMCRERQQRVLMSNMEEWCRQHYLNDNTINQLKHQVLFTREGINSLTRNDIENMNISLGQKTALRHLLCSENAQARMKQSKIPQTDYIDYGWIHNITELFILCDGCGIDPIIGTRFVCNQCDNFDYCSTCFHTRNHKDHSFARIDYPGSQLIYVGRSGNKIPQQKDFLPY; translated from the exons ATGGAGTGTCGGGCCGTCCTGGCAGAAGCGAACATGCAGTTCCAGAGGCAGGACTTGATGCGGGCAGAGGAAAGCTACTCCAGGTTCATTCACATGTGCAGAGAGCGGCAgcagagagt GCTGATGAGCAACATGGAGGAATGGTGTCGACAGCATTACCTGAACGATAACACAATTAATCAGCTAAAACACCAGGTGCTTTTCACACGTGAAGGCATAAATAGCCTGACCAGGAATGACATTGAAAACATGAACATCAGCTTGGGCCAGAAAACAGCATTAAGACATCTATTATGCTCAGAAAATGCCCAAGCTAGGATGAAGCAAAGCAA GATTCCACAAACAGATTATATTGATTATGGATGGATACACAACATTACTGAACTCTTCATTTT GTGTGACGGTTGTGGAATAGACCCAATTATAGGCACCAGATTTGTGTGCAACCAATGTGACAATTTTGACTACTGCTCTACCTGCTTTCACACAAGAAATCATAAAGACCATTCATTTGCCAGAATTGATTATCCAG GGTCACAATTAATTTATGTTGGAAGATCAGGCAACAAAATACCTCAACAGAAAGATTTTTTACCGTATTGA
- the ttc32 gene encoding tetratricopeptide repeat protein 32 isoform X4, with the protein MECRAVLAEANMQFQRQDLMRAEESYSRFIHMCRERQQRVKCCAQDLANAYNNRGQIKYLRVDFYEAMDDYTLAIEHKEDFEVPYYNRGLIKYRLGFFDQALEDFKKALALNPDFIDARLSLDQTLIDKKKGRKQ; encoded by the exons ATGGAGTGTCGGGCCGTCCTGGCAGAAGCGAACATGCAGTTCCAGAGGCAGGACTTGATGCGGGCAGAGGAAAGCTACTCCAGGTTCATTCACATGTGCAGAGAGCGGCAgcagagagt CAAATGTTGTGCTCAGGACTTGGCTAATGCATACAACAACAGAGGCCAGATCAAGTACTTAAGAGTAGACTTTTATGAAGCTATGGATGATTACACATTAGCAATTGAACACAAGGAAGACTTTGAAGTTCCATATTATAATCGAGGATTAATAAAATATAGATTAG GATTTTTTGACCAGGCATTGGAAGACTTCAAGAAAGCATTGGCCTTGAATCCAGATTTTATAGATGCGAGACTGAGTCTTGATCAGACACTAATAGataaaaagaaaggaagaaaacAGTGA